A window of Reinekea marina contains these coding sequences:
- the deoC gene encoding deoxyribose-phosphate aldolase — translation MTQLQESARKALSLMDLTSLNDNDTDAVIEALCQQAKTPEGHPAAVCVYPKFIKTAKSQLTALELDQVKIATVTNFPDGSDNIERAVNETIQAVKDGADEVDVVFPYRALIAGNTEVGYELVKQCKAACGDAVQLKVIIESGELKTDALIKSASEISINAGADFIKTSTGKVAVNATLEAASIMIQAIKDSQKPVGFKAAGGVRSAEDAAEYLNLAASIMGDAWATTQTFRFGASSLLGSLLETLGHQSSSSKSGY, via the coding sequence ATGACTCAGCTTCAAGAATCTGCCCGCAAAGCCTTATCCCTAATGGATCTTACTTCGCTTAACGACAACGATACCGATGCCGTTATTGAAGCTTTATGCCAACAAGCGAAAACACCTGAAGGGCACCCAGCTGCAGTCTGCGTTTATCCGAAATTTATAAAAACGGCTAAATCACAGCTAACGGCCTTAGAATTAGATCAAGTTAAAATTGCGACTGTTACCAACTTCCCGGATGGTAGCGACAATATCGAGCGCGCCGTAAATGAAACAATTCAAGCCGTTAAAGATGGTGCCGATGAAGTCGATGTTGTTTTCCCTTACCGCGCATTAATAGCAGGGAACACCGAAGTAGGCTATGAGTTAGTTAAGCAATGTAAAGCCGCCTGTGGCGACGCTGTTCAGTTAAAAGTCATCATTGAATCAGGTGAACTTAAAACAGATGCATTGATTAAAAGTGCATCTGAAATTTCAATTAATGCCGGTGCTGACTTCATTAAAACCAGTACTGGTAAAGTAGCCGTTAATGCCACCTTAGAAGCGGCTAGCATTATGATTCAAGCCATCAAAGACAGCCAAAAGCCGGTCGGATTTAAAGCCGCTGGCGGTGTACGAAGCGCTGAAGACGCAGCTGAGTACCTAAATTTAGCGGCTTCAATCATGGGAGATGCTTGGGCTACCACTCAAACATTCCGTTTTGGTGCCAGTAGCCTACTGGGCAGCCTATTAGAAACTCTCGGCCATCAATCATCATCTAGCAAAAGCGGCTACTAA
- a CDS encoding chemotaxis protein CheX, producing the protein MDVKLINPFVEALLEVTESMAQLTGEIGKPSIKVGDDAQGVVSGYILLNSSSNNGSLSITFTEDVLLDIYQKMLGEPLEQLDDSAYDLVGEITNMVCGGAKRRLSEQGLEFDLATPSIIKGEGHKVEHLDNKPVVVLPFTFEKGEIFIEVCLNR; encoded by the coding sequence ATGGACGTTAAATTAATTAACCCATTTGTAGAAGCCCTTTTAGAAGTGACTGAAAGTATGGCTCAACTGACGGGTGAAATAGGTAAGCCATCAATTAAGGTCGGAGACGATGCTCAAGGGGTTGTTAGCGGCTATATTTTATTAAATAGTTCAAGTAACAATGGGTCTTTATCAATCACCTTTACTGAAGACGTTCTTTTGGATATCTACCAAAAAATGCTCGGGGAGCCATTAGAGCAATTAGATGATTCGGCTTACGACTTAGTCGGAGAAATCACCAACATGGTATGTGGCGGTGCAAAACGCCGACTTAGTGAGCAAGGGCTTGAATTCGACTTAGCCACACCCAGTATTATAAAAGGCGAAGGGCATAAAGTAGAGCATTTAGACAATAAACCCGTTGTTGTTTTACCGTTTACATTTGAAAAGGGTGAAATTTTCATCGAAGTCTGCTTGAACCGTTGA